The following DNA comes from Mycobacterium sp. MS1601.
CACCGATCACCATGGTCTGCGTCTCACCACCCAGGACCGTATGCAGCCGCTCCAGCTCGGCAGCCCACTTCCAGGCCGGCTCGGGAAAGGGCGGGATCGGATGTAGCGCGTACACCGCAATGTGCTCGGCGCCAGGCATTTTCAGCTCGGCGCGAATGTTGTTGAGCGCAAAGCCTGCCAACAGCTCGCCGGATTCCAGCGGATACCGCGAATAGATGCCCGCGCCTCCGCCTCCGAAACGGGGAAACGTCACAGAATAGGGCAGCAGCTCGCGCAGACCGGCCGCTTCCACGCCACTTCGGGCGCTCTCGGTGAGCTCGATCACGGTGAGGACGTCCACCGACCTGTCCCGCACCGCGGCCACCACGGCGTTCGGATCTGCCTGTCCCAGCATGATATTGGCCTGCATAAGACGAATGTCCTGCCGACCGACCGCCGCCGCGGCGGCTGGATCTGCTCGGTAGAGCGGAAGCTGTGACCACAGCCCCACCGCCGTCACCACCACGGCCAGCCCGGCCGCCCACCATCGTCGCCCCACCGCGAACACCACCGAGGCGGCCAGGGCAGCCAGGATCAGCAATGGTGTGAACGCCGCGACGATGGTGGCGGTGTTACTGACGGGGCCGATGAAATGTGCTGTGACACCGGCGATACCGGCGACCAGCAGGCCGCCTCCAACCACGCCTGACGCCCACCGCAACCACCTCACCCGTCCATAGTGGCACGGTTTCGGGAAGTGATGCTCAGCCGCGGTCTACCGGAACCAGTGACAGCAGCAGATCTGGACCCAGAGTGCTCACCCCGTCGAACTCCCAGCGCAGCGCACGGGCAATGGTGGGCACCCCGATGTCACCGAGCGCGGTGCCAGGGCCCCCACCAGAACCGGTGCCACGTAGGCCAGGATCCGGTTCACCACCCCGGCGCGCAGGAAGGCCGACGCCAGCGTGGGCCCGCCTTCGACCATCACGTCGGTTCGATCCCCCAGTGCCCGGATCACCTCGTGCACATCGTGGGTGCGTATCACCATGGTGTGGGAGTCGTCGTTGAGGATGTTGGCTTCCTGCGAGATCTCCCGGGTGCCCACCACCACCCGCAGCGGCTGGTTGGCGGCCGGCGTCCCGTCGGGCAACCGCGCGGTCAGAGTGGGGTCGTCGGCGAACACCGTTCCGGTGCCCACCACGATGGCATCGGCGGCAGCCCGGCGCAGGTGTACGTCGGCGCGAGCCTGCTCGCCGGTGATCCACTTGCTGGAGCGGTCCGCCGCAGCGCTGCGGCCGTCGAGACTGGCCGCGTACTTCCACGTGATGTGTGGTCTTCCGGTGCGCTGACGGTGCAGCCATTCCCGCAGCGGGCCCTTTTCGACGGCCAGCGCCTCCTGGCCCGCGATCACCTCGACGCCGTTGCCGCGCAAGCGGTCCGCACCTCCCGCGGCCACCGGATTGGGATCCGAGACCGCGTAGACGACCGTCGAAACCTGCGCTGCCAGAAGCGCATCCACACAGGGTGGGGTGCGGCCGTGGTGGTTGCAGGGCTCCAACGTCACCACCGCGGTGCCGCCGGCGGCCCCGGTGCCGGCCTCCCGCAGTGCCACCACCTCCGCGTGCGCGCCGCCCGCGGGTTCGGTGCCGCCCACGCCGGCCACTCGGCCGTCACGATCCAGGATCACGGCGCCGACGGGCGGATTCGGATAGGTGGCGCCTTTGACGCCGTCGGCGGCCCGGATGGCCAGCGCCATGGCGGCCTCGACGGTGTTCACCCGAGATGCGGTGAGGCAGCGGCGGCGGCGCGGCGCAGTGCGGTCACCGCGGCGGCGGGATCCTGTGCCCCGTACACCGCGGATCCGGCGACGAAGCAGTCCACCCCGGCTTCTGCGGCCTGTTCGATGGTGTCGGCGTTGATGCCTCCGTCGATCTCGACGACAACGGTCAGCTCACCGGAGTCCACCAGCTTGCGGGCGGTGGCCACCTTGCCGAGCACCTCGGGGATGAAGCTCTGGCCGCCGAAACCCGGCTCGACCGACATCACCAGCAGGGTGTCGAAATCACGCAGGATCTCCAGGTAGGGCTCCAACGGCGTGCCCGGCTTGATCGACAGCCCGGCCTTGGCGCCCGCGGCCCGGATGTCGCGGGCCACCGCCGCCGGGTCATCGGTGGCCTCGGCGTGAAAGGTGACGTTGTAGGCGCCCGCCTCGGCGTACGGAGGTGCCCACCGCGCGGGGTCGTCGATCATCAGGTGGCAGTCCATCGGGATGTCGGTGGCGGCCAGCAGGCTCTGCACCACGGGCAGCCCCAGCGTCAGGTTCGGCACGAAGTGTGCGTCCATCACGTCCACGTGCACCCAGTCCGCGCCCTCGATCGCCACCAACTCGTCGGCGAGACGGGCGAAATCGGCAGAGAGGATCGACGGTGCGATCAGGGGGCGTGAAGCTGACATGGAGCCCATTAAAGATCCTTGCGCAGAGCGGCTGCAAACATGGCGTCGGTTCCGTGGCGGTGCGGCCACAGCTGCACATGCGGTCCA
Coding sequences within:
- a CDS encoding endonuclease/exonuclease/phosphatase family protein, translated to MVGGGLLVAGIAGVTAHFIGPVSNTATIVAAFTPLLILAALAASVVFAVGRRWWAAGLAVVVTAVGLWSQLPLYRADPAAAAAVGRQDIRLMQANIMLGQADPNAVVAAVRDRSVDVLTVIELTESARSGVEAAGLRELLPYSVTFPRFGGGGAGIYSRYPLESGELLAGFALNNIRAELKMPGAEHIAVYALHPIPPFPEPAWKWAAELERLHTVLGGETQTMVIGADFNSTFDHKRFRDLLAGSGAAGSPELRDAAEYVGAGIVATYPADRRIPRFWRSTASSPREPVLSRSAASIFRVLTTSG
- the ribD gene encoding bifunctional diaminohydroxyphosphoribosylaminopyrimidine deaminase/5-amino-6-(5-phosphoribosylamino)uracil reductase RibD; translation: MNTVEAAMALAIRAADGVKGATYPNPPVGAVILDRDGRVAGVGGTEPAGGAHAEVVALREAGTGAAGGTAVVTLEPCNHHGRTPPCVDALLAAQVSTVVYAVSDPNPVAAGGADRLRGNGVEVIAGQEALAVEKGPLREWLHRQRTGRPHITWKYAASLDGRSAAADRSSKWITGEQARADVHLRRAAADAIVVGTGTVFADDPTLTARLPDGTPAANQPLRVVVGTREISQEANILNDDSHTMVIRTHDVHEVIRALGDRTDVMVEGGPTLASAFLRAGVVNRILAYVAPVLVGALAPRSVTSGCPPLPVRCAGSSTG
- the rpe gene encoding ribulose-phosphate 3-epimerase; amino-acid sequence: MGSMSASRPLIAPSILSADFARLADELVAIEGADWVHVDVMDAHFVPNLTLGLPVVQSLLAATDIPMDCHLMIDDPARWAPPYAEAGAYNVTFHAEATDDPAAVARDIRAAGAKAGLSIKPGTPLEPYLEILRDFDTLLVMSVEPGFGGQSFIPEVLGKVATARKLVDSGELTVVVEIDGGINADTIEQAAEAGVDCFVAGSAVYGAQDPAAAVTALRRAAAAASPHLG